The following are encoded together in the Variovorax sp. PBS-H4 genome:
- the zapE gene encoding cell division protein ZapE, giving the protein MSVKQAYEAELAARGYQSDPAQLRAVEALDRCASEWAAYKSQRSNAFKKLINRPEIPRGVYMYGGVGRGKSFLMDCFFNAVPLRRKTRLHFHEFMREVHRELAELQGTVNPLDELGRRIAKRYKLICFDEFHVADITDAMILHRLLVALFENDVGFVTTSNFRPDDLYPGGLHRDRILPAIELLNQRLEVVNVDNGTDYRRRTLEQVKLYLTPNGAAADKEMRHAFERLAESADENPVLHIEAREIHARRKAGGVVWFDFKTLCGGPRSQNDYLEIASQFHTVLLSDVPHMPVRMASEARRFTWLIDVFYDRRVKLIMSAEVPPEALYTEGPLAHEFPRTVSRLNEMQSTEFLAQERRIVDTRLT; this is encoded by the coding sequence TTGAGCGTCAAACAGGCCTACGAAGCGGAGCTGGCTGCGCGGGGGTACCAGAGCGACCCCGCGCAGCTGCGTGCCGTGGAGGCGCTCGATCGCTGCGCGAGCGAGTGGGCGGCGTACAAGTCGCAGCGCTCCAACGCCTTCAAGAAGCTCATCAACCGGCCCGAGATCCCGCGCGGCGTCTACATGTACGGCGGGGTCGGGCGCGGCAAGAGCTTCCTGATGGACTGCTTCTTCAATGCAGTGCCGCTGCGGCGCAAGACGCGGCTTCACTTCCACGAGTTCATGCGCGAAGTGCATCGCGAACTGGCCGAACTGCAGGGCACGGTCAACCCGCTCGACGAGCTCGGGCGCCGCATCGCCAAGCGCTACAAGCTGATCTGCTTCGATGAGTTCCACGTCGCGGACATCACGGACGCGATGATCCTGCACCGGTTGCTGGTGGCGCTGTTCGAAAATGACGTGGGCTTCGTGACCACCTCCAACTTCAGGCCCGACGACCTTTATCCGGGCGGCCTGCACCGCGACCGCATCCTGCCGGCGATCGAGCTGCTCAACCAGCGCCTCGAAGTGGTCAACGTGGACAACGGCACCGACTACCGCCGCCGCACGCTGGAGCAGGTCAAACTGTACCTCACGCCCAACGGCGCCGCGGCCGACAAGGAGATGCGCCACGCCTTCGAGCGGCTCGCCGAGAGCGCCGACGAGAACCCGGTCCTGCACATCGAGGCGCGCGAGATCCATGCGCGGCGCAAGGCCGGGGGCGTGGTCTGGTTCGACTTCAAGACCCTGTGCGGCGGCCCCCGCTCGCAGAACGACTACCTCGAGATCGCCAGCCAGTTCCACACCGTGCTGCTCTCCGATGTGCCCCACATGCCGGTGCGAATGGCCTCTGAAGCGCGTCGTTTCACATGGCTGATCGACGTGTTCTACGATCGACGCGTGAAACTCATCATGTCCGCCGAAGTCCCCCCCGAAGCCCTCTACACCGAAGGGCCCCTGGCCCACGAATTCCCGCGTACCGTCTCGAGGCTCAACGAGATGCAATCGACCGAGTTCCTTGCGCAGGAGCGCCGCATCGTGGACACCCGCCTCACATGA
- a CDS encoding PP2C family protein-serine/threonine phosphatase, producing MQDSASTAAPPTRGYRLAAATGLHKGDRPYQQDQVLVMNHPRVAGCVLGVIADGMGGRSGGRKASDQVLMTARQLFARYKPGRDEAVHVLRQLLEDANTVIKLTALSSEQEPHSTMAAFLMNPEGDCAWIHAGDSRIYHFRRGQLVKRTKDHSYVQALVDRGEISEAEANIHPQSNILLGCLGMKSMPPPVDIHLVPKLEPDDLLLACSDGLWHYFTPEEMGRVLADQSPRSAAELLVAEARKRARGTGDNISLAILKLEALPDPHEAEED from the coding sequence ATGCAGGACTCCGCCAGCACAGCCGCGCCACCGACCCGAGGCTATCGGCTCGCAGCAGCGACCGGCCTCCACAAGGGAGACCGTCCGTACCAGCAGGACCAGGTCCTCGTGATGAACCACCCGCGGGTGGCGGGCTGCGTGCTCGGCGTGATCGCCGATGGGATGGGGGGCCGCAGCGGCGGGCGCAAGGCCTCGGACCAGGTGCTGATGACGGCGCGCCAGCTGTTTGCCCGCTACAAGCCGGGGCGCGATGAAGCGGTGCATGTGCTGCGGCAACTTCTCGAGGACGCCAACACCGTCATCAAGCTGACCGCCCTGTCCAGCGAGCAGGAGCCGCACAGCACCATGGCCGCCTTCCTGATGAATCCTGAGGGCGACTGCGCCTGGATCCATGCCGGCGACTCGCGCATCTATCACTTCCGGCGCGGGCAGTTGGTCAAGCGCACCAAGGACCACTCCTACGTGCAGGCGCTGGTGGACCGCGGCGAGATCAGCGAGGCAGAAGCCAACATCCACCCGCAAAGCAACATCCTGCTCGGATGCCTGGGCATGAAGTCCATGCCGCCGCCGGTCGACATCCACCTCGTGCCCAAGCTGGAGCCCGACGATCTGTTGTTGGCCTGCAGCGACGGGCTCTGGCACTACTTCACGCCGGAGGAGATGGGCCGCGTACTGGCCGACCAATCGCCGCGCAGCGCCGCAGAGCTGCTGGTGGCCGAGGCACGCAAGCGCGCCCGCGGAACCGGCGACAACATTTCGCTGGCCATCCTCAAGCTCGAAGCGCTTCCCGACCCGCACGAAGCCGAAGAAGACTGA
- the lpdA gene encoding dihydrolipoyl dehydrogenase: MANKQFDVIVIGGGPGGYIAAIRAAQLGFNVACVDEWKNAKGGPALGGTCTNIGCIPSKALLQSSEHFEHAGKHFADHGIKVEGLGLDIDKMLGRKDAVVKQNNDGITYLFKKNKITFFHGRAAFAKASGAGYELKVTGAAEESIEGKHIIVATGSNPRALPGADFDEENILSNDGALRIPSVPKKLALIGSGVIGLEMGSVWRRLGSEVTVLEALPTFLGAVDEQIAKEAHKAFVKQGLKIELGVKVGEVKSGKKGVTVAWTNAKGEAQTLEVDKLIVSIGRVPNTIGLNPEAVGLKLDERGAIVVDDECRTSLPNVWAIGDVVRGPMLAHKAEEEGVAVAERIAGQHGHVNFNTIPWVIYTSPEIAWVGQTEQQLKAEGRAYKAGTFPFLANGRARALGDTTGMVKFLADAASDEILGVHIVGPMASELISEAVVAMEFKASAEDIARICHAHPSLSEATKEAALAVDKRTLNF, encoded by the coding sequence ATGGCTAACAAGCAATTCGACGTCATCGTCATCGGTGGCGGCCCCGGTGGCTACATCGCGGCCATCCGCGCGGCGCAACTCGGCTTCAACGTCGCCTGCGTCGACGAGTGGAAGAACGCCAAGGGCGGCCCGGCCCTGGGCGGGACCTGCACCAACATCGGCTGCATTCCCTCGAAGGCCCTGCTGCAGTCTTCCGAGCATTTCGAGCATGCCGGCAAGCACTTTGCCGACCACGGCATCAAGGTCGAAGGCCTGGGCCTCGACATCGACAAGATGCTGGGCCGCAAAGACGCGGTGGTGAAGCAGAACAATGACGGCATCACCTACCTGTTCAAGAAGAACAAGATCACCTTCTTCCATGGCCGGGCCGCTTTTGCGAAGGCTTCCGGCGCGGGCTACGAGCTGAAGGTGACCGGCGCTGCCGAGGAGTCCATCGAGGGCAAGCACATCATCGTGGCGACGGGCTCCAACCCGCGTGCGTTGCCGGGCGCGGACTTCGACGAGGAGAACATCCTTTCGAACGACGGCGCGCTGCGCATCCCCTCCGTACCGAAGAAGCTGGCGCTGATCGGCTCGGGTGTGATCGGGCTGGAGATGGGTTCGGTCTGGCGCCGGCTGGGGTCGGAAGTCACCGTGCTCGAAGCGCTGCCCACCTTCCTGGGCGCGGTGGACGAGCAGATCGCCAAGGAGGCGCACAAGGCCTTCGTCAAGCAGGGCCTGAAGATCGAGCTCGGCGTGAAGGTCGGCGAAGTCAAGTCCGGCAAGAAGGGCGTGACGGTCGCGTGGACCAACGCCAAGGGCGAGGCACAGACGCTGGAGGTCGACAAGCTGATCGTCTCCATCGGCCGCGTGCCCAACACCATCGGCCTCAACCCCGAGGCGGTGGGCCTGAAGCTGGACGAGCGCGGCGCAATCGTCGTCGACGACGAATGCCGCACCAGCCTGCCCAACGTGTGGGCCATCGGCGACGTGGTACGGGGCCCGATGCTTGCCCACAAGGCAGAAGAAGAAGGCGTCGCAGTGGCCGAGCGCATCGCAGGCCAGCATGGCCACGTGAACTTCAACACCATCCCCTGGGTGATCTACACCTCGCCCGAGATCGCCTGGGTCGGGCAGACGGAGCAGCAGCTCAAGGCCGAGGGTCGCGCCTACAAGGCCGGCACCTTCCCCTTCCTGGCCAACGGGCGCGCCCGCGCGCTCGGCGACACCACGGGCATGGTCAAGTTCCTGGCCGATGCGGCGAGCGACGAGATTCTCGGCGTCCACATCGTCGGCCCGATGGCCAGCGAGCTGATCTCCGAGGCCGTGGTGGCGATGGAGTTCAAGGCGAGCGCCGAAGACATCGCGCGCATCTGCCATGCGCATCCCTCGCTGTCCGAAGCGACGAAGGAAGCGGCGCTCGCGGTGGACAAGCGCACGCTCAACTTCTGA
- a CDS encoding 2-oxoglutarate dehydrogenase E1 component yields the protein MSDSTSSASIYHAYQGNTYLFGGNAPYVEEMYENYLANPGSVPDNWRSYFDALQNVPAADGSATRDVPHQPVINAFAERAKQGTTKVVQASGADSELGRQRTAVQQLIAAYRNVGARWADLDPLKRTERPAIPELEPSFYGFTDGDLETVFNTSNTFFGKDTMSLRDLLNALRETYCGTIGAEYMYMTDQGQKRWWQQRLESARTNPKLSTDEKKRVLERLTAAEGLERFLHTKYVGQKRFSLEGGESFIVSMDELINQAGIKGVQEIVIGMAHRGRLNVLVNSLGKMPADLFAEFDHTAPEDLPSGDVKYHQGFSSDVSTSGGPVHLSLAFNPSHLEIVNPVVEGSVRARMDRRADPLGKQVLPVIVHGDAAFAGQGVVMETLALAETRGYSTGGTVHIVINNQIGFTTSDPRDSRSTLYCTDVVKMIEAPVLHVNGDDPEAVVLATQLALEFRMEFQKDVVVDIICFRKLGHNEQDTPSLTQPLMYKKIAAHPGTRRLYADRLAAQGLGDTLGDDMVKAQRAAFDAGKNTSDPVLTNFKSKYAVDWSPFLNKKWTDAGDTAIPTAEWKRLAERLTKAPDNFTVHPLVKKVLDDRAAMGRGEINVDWGMGEHMAFASLVASGYPVRLSGEDSGRGTFTHRHAVLHDQNREKFDEGTYVPLQNVADNQAPFVVIDSILSEEAVLAFEYGYASNDPNTLVIWEAQFGDFANGAQVVIDQFIASGEVKWGRVNGITLMLPHGYEGQGPEHSSARLERFMQLSADTNIQVVQPTTASQIFHVLRRQMVRSLRKPLIIMTPKSLLRNKDATSPLSEFTKGSFQTVIPDNKDLKADKVKRVIACSGKVYYDLAKKREEKGSDDVAIIRVEQLYPFPHKAFGAELKKYPNLVDVVWCQDEPQNQGAWFFVQHNIHENLQEGQKLGYSGRAASASPAVGYSHLHQEQQKALVDGAFAKLKGFVLTK from the coding sequence ATGAGCGATTCGACGTCCTCCGCGTCCATCTATCACGCCTACCAGGGCAACACCTACCTCTTCGGCGGCAATGCCCCCTATGTCGAAGAGATGTACGAGAACTATCTCGCCAATCCCGGCAGCGTCCCCGACAACTGGCGCTCCTACTTCGATGCGCTGCAGAACGTGCCGGCCGCCGACGGCAGCGCCACGCGCGACGTTCCGCACCAGCCTGTCATCAACGCCTTTGCCGAGCGCGCCAAACAAGGCACGACCAAGGTGGTGCAGGCGAGCGGAGCCGATTCCGAACTCGGCCGCCAGCGCACGGCGGTCCAGCAGCTGATCGCCGCCTACCGCAACGTCGGCGCGCGCTGGGCCGACCTCGATCCGCTCAAGCGCACCGAGCGCCCGGCAATCCCCGAGCTGGAGCCCTCGTTCTACGGCTTCACCGATGGCGACCTGGAGACGGTGTTCAACACGAGCAACACCTTCTTCGGCAAGGACACGATGTCGCTGCGCGACCTGCTCAACGCGCTGCGCGAGACCTACTGCGGCACCATCGGCGCCGAGTACATGTACATGACCGACCAGGGGCAGAAGCGCTGGTGGCAGCAGCGGCTCGAAAGCGCGCGGACCAACCCCAAGCTGAGCACCGACGAAAAGAAGCGCGTTCTGGAGCGCCTGACGGCCGCCGAGGGCCTGGAACGCTTCCTGCACACCAAGTACGTCGGCCAGAAGCGCTTCTCGCTGGAAGGCGGCGAGAGCTTCATCGTGTCGATGGACGAGCTGATCAACCAGGCCGGCATCAAGGGCGTGCAGGAGATCGTGATCGGCATGGCCCACCGAGGCCGCCTCAACGTGCTGGTCAATTCGCTGGGCAAGATGCCTGCCGACCTGTTCGCGGAGTTCGACCACACCGCACCCGAGGACCTGCCCAGCGGTGACGTCAAGTACCACCAGGGCTTCAGCTCCGACGTCTCGACGTCCGGCGGCCCGGTCCACCTGAGCCTGGCCTTCAACCCGTCGCACCTCGAGATCGTCAACCCCGTGGTCGAGGGCTCGGTGCGCGCCCGCATGGACCGCCGCGCCGATCCGCTGGGCAAACAGGTGCTGCCGGTCATCGTGCATGGCGACGCCGCCTTTGCAGGCCAGGGCGTGGTGATGGAAACGCTGGCGCTGGCCGAGACCCGCGGCTATTCCACCGGCGGCACGGTGCACATCGTGATCAACAACCAGATCGGCTTTACCACCAGCGATCCGCGCGACAGCCGTTCGACGCTGTACTGCACCGACGTCGTCAAGATGATCGAGGCGCCGGTGCTGCACGTGAACGGCGACGACCCCGAGGCCGTGGTGCTGGCCACCCAACTGGCCCTCGAGTTCCGCATGGAGTTCCAGAAGGACGTGGTGGTCGACATCATCTGCTTCCGCAAGCTGGGCCACAACGAGCAGGACACGCCTTCGCTCACCCAGCCGCTGATGTACAAGAAGATCGCTGCCCACCCGGGCACGCGCAGGCTCTACGCCGACCGGCTCGCTGCCCAGGGCCTGGGCGACACGCTCGGCGACGACATGGTGAAGGCGCAGCGTGCGGCCTTCGACGCCGGCAAGAACACCTCCGACCCGGTGCTCACCAACTTCAAGAGCAAGTACGCGGTCGACTGGAGCCCCTTCCTCAACAAGAAGTGGACCGATGCCGGCGACACCGCCATTCCGACCGCGGAATGGAAGCGGCTGGCCGAGCGCCTCACCAAGGCACCCGACAATTTCACGGTGCATCCGCTCGTGAAGAAGGTGCTGGACGACCGCGCTGCCATGGGCCGCGGCGAGATCAATGTCGACTGGGGCATGGGCGAGCACATGGCCTTTGCCTCGCTCGTGGCGAGCGGCTATCCGGTGCGGCTTTCGGGCGAGGACAGCGGCCGCGGCACCTTCACCCACCGCCATGCCGTGCTGCACGACCAGAACCGCGAGAAGTTCGATGAAGGCACGTACGTGCCGCTGCAGAACGTGGCCGACAACCAGGCACCCTTCGTCGTCATCGACTCCATCCTGTCGGAAGAGGCGGTGCTGGCCTTCGAATACGGCTATGCCTCGAACGACCCCAACACGCTGGTGATCTGGGAGGCGCAGTTCGGCGACTTCGCCAACGGCGCGCAGGTCGTGATCGACCAGTTCATCGCCTCGGGCGAAGTGAAGTGGGGCCGTGTCAACGGCATCACCCTGATGCTGCCGCACGGCTACGAAGGGCAGGGCCCCGAGCACAGCTCGGCGCGCCTGGAGCGCTTCATGCAACTGTCGGCCGACACCAACATCCAGGTGGTGCAGCCCACCACCGCGAGTCAGATCTTCCACGTGCTTCGCCGCCAGATGGTGCGCAGCCTGCGCAAGCCGCTGATCATCATGACGCCGAAGTCGCTGCTGCGGAACAAGGACGCGACCTCGCCGCTGTCGGAGTTCACCAAGGGCAGCTTCCAGACCGTCATTCCCGACAACAAGGACCTGAAGGCCGACAAGGTCAAGCGCGTGATCGCCTGCTCGGGCAAGGTCTACTACGACCTGGCCAAGAAGCGGGAAGAGAAGGGCAGCGACGACGTGGCGATCATCCGCGTCGAGCAGCTCTACCCGTTCCCGCACAAGGCCTTCGGCGCCGAACTCAAGAAGTATCCGAATCTCGTCGACGTGGTGTGGTGCCAGGACGAGCCGCAGAACCAGGGCGCCTGGTTCTTCGTGCAGCACAACATCCACGAGAACCTGCAGGAAGGCCAGAAGCTCGGCTATTCGGGTCGCGCCGCCTCGGCGTCCCCGGCCGTCGGCTACTCCCACCTGCACCAGGAGCAGCAGAAGGCGCTGGTCGACGGCGCCTTCGCCAAGCTCAAGGGCTTCGTGCTGACCAAGTAG
- a CDS encoding DUF465 domain-containing protein: protein MDLNLHSFSRQLIDLRMEHADLNATIDRLAESIAPRDDLLLRRLKKKRLFLRDCIARLERLLDPQEPA, encoded by the coding sequence TTGGACCTGAATCTCCACTCCTTCTCTCGCCAGCTGATCGACCTGCGCATGGAGCATGCAGACCTGAATGCCACCATCGACCGGCTCGCGGAGAGCATCGCCCCGCGCGACGATCTGCTGCTGCGCCGGCTGAAGAAGAAGCGGCTGTTTCTGCGCGATTGCATTGCGCGGCTGGAGCGCCTGCTCGACCCGCAAGAGCCTGCCTGA
- a CDS encoding propionate--CoA ligase, protein MSRYAEFYRRSIDEPEAFWAEQAELIDWKTPPRQVLDASRAPFVQWFAGGTTNLCHNAVDRHVATRGDQPALIAVSTETGTERSYSFQELHDEVQRVAASLMELGVAKGDRVLIYMPMIAQAVFTMLACARLGAIHCVVFGGFASASLASRIEDATPKVVVSADAGSRGGKVIAYKPLLDEAIRLSAHKPDAVLLFDRGLAPMTLAEGRDHAAARLMEKHRETEVPCTWLDATDISYIIYTSGTTGRPKGVQRDTGGYAVALAASMKHIFDGRAGETYFSTSDIGWVVGHSYIVYGPLIAGMATIVYEGLPTQGLDRQPDGGIWWQLVEKYKVTAMFSAPTAVRVLKKQDPALLKKYDLSSLRALFLAGEPLDEPTARWISEGLGVPIIDNYWQTESGWPILTVANGVERTRSKFGSPGVPMYGYNIKILHESSGEELTGANEKGVVVIEGPTPPGFMQTVWRDDERFVNTYWKTVPGKLVYSTFDWGIRDEEGYYYILGRTDDVINVAGHRLGTREIEESISGHAKVAEVAVVGVADALKGQVAVAFVVPKDGAVLGDAQASLALEGEVMKQVADQLGALARPARVHFVSALPKTRSGKLLRRAIQAVCEGRDAGDLTTIEDPGTLEQVRQARSLMG, encoded by the coding sequence ATGAGCCGCTATGCAGAGTTCTACCGCCGTTCCATCGACGAGCCGGAGGCCTTCTGGGCCGAGCAGGCCGAACTGATCGACTGGAAAACGCCTCCCCGGCAGGTCCTCGACGCGAGCCGGGCCCCGTTCGTGCAGTGGTTCGCGGGCGGCACCACCAATCTCTGCCACAACGCGGTCGATCGCCATGTCGCCACACGCGGCGACCAGCCGGCGCTGATCGCCGTGTCGACCGAAACCGGCACGGAGAGGAGCTACAGCTTCCAGGAACTGCATGACGAGGTGCAGCGCGTCGCGGCTTCGTTGATGGAGCTCGGTGTGGCCAAGGGCGACCGCGTGCTGATCTACATGCCCATGATTGCGCAGGCCGTCTTCACGATGCTGGCCTGTGCGCGGCTGGGGGCGATCCACTGCGTGGTGTTCGGCGGCTTCGCGAGCGCCTCGCTGGCTTCGCGCATCGAGGACGCGACGCCCAAGGTCGTGGTCAGCGCCGACGCCGGCTCGCGGGGCGGCAAGGTGATCGCATACAAGCCGCTGCTGGACGAGGCGATCCGGCTTTCCGCGCACAAGCCCGATGCAGTGCTGCTGTTCGACCGTGGACTGGCGCCCATGACACTGGCCGAAGGCCGCGACCATGCAGCGGCGCGGCTGATGGAGAAGCACCGCGAGACCGAGGTGCCCTGCACCTGGCTCGACGCCACCGATATCAGCTACATCATCTACACCAGCGGCACCACCGGGCGCCCCAAGGGCGTCCAGCGCGACACCGGCGGCTATGCAGTGGCGCTGGCGGCGAGCATGAAGCACATCTTCGACGGCCGGGCGGGCGAGACCTACTTCTCGACGAGCGACATCGGCTGGGTGGTGGGGCACAGCTATATCGTCTACGGACCGCTGATCGCGGGCATGGCGACGATCGTGTACGAAGGCCTGCCCACGCAGGGGCTGGACCGGCAGCCCGACGGCGGCATCTGGTGGCAGCTGGTCGAGAAGTACAAGGTCACTGCGATGTTCAGTGCGCCGACGGCGGTGCGCGTGCTCAAGAAGCAGGACCCGGCATTGCTCAAGAAGTACGACCTGTCGAGCCTGCGCGCGCTGTTCCTCGCGGGGGAGCCGCTGGACGAGCCCACGGCGCGCTGGATCAGCGAAGGCCTGGGCGTGCCGATCATCGACAACTATTGGCAGACCGAATCGGGCTGGCCGATCCTCACGGTGGCCAATGGCGTGGAGCGCACGCGCAGCAAGTTCGGCAGCCCGGGCGTTCCGATGTACGGCTACAACATCAAGATCCTTCACGAATCCAGCGGCGAGGAGCTGACGGGCGCCAACGAGAAGGGCGTGGTCGTGATCGAGGGGCCGACGCCGCCCGGCTTCATGCAGACGGTGTGGCGGGACGACGAGCGCTTCGTCAATACCTATTGGAAGACCGTGCCGGGCAAGCTGGTGTACTCCACCTTCGACTGGGGCATCCGCGACGAGGAGGGCTACTACTACATTCTTGGCCGCACCGATGACGTGATCAACGTCGCGGGCCATCGCCTCGGCACGCGCGAAATCGAAGAGAGCATCTCGGGCCACGCCAAGGTCGCCGAGGTCGCCGTGGTGGGCGTGGCCGATGCGCTCAAGGGGCAGGTGGCCGTGGCCTTCGTGGTGCCGAAGGACGGTGCCGTGCTCGGCGACGCCCAGGCCTCGCTGGCGCTGGAAGGGGAGGTCATGAAGCAGGTGGCCGACCAGCTCGGTGCGTTGGCGCGGCCGGCGCGCGTGCACTTCGTCAGTGCGCTGCCCAAGACGCGCAGCGGGAAGTTGCTGCGGCGGGCGATCCAGGCCGTTTGCGAGGGGCGCGACGCCGGCGACTTGACCACCATCGAGGACCCTGGCACCCTCGAGCAGGTGAGGCAGGCTCGCTCTCTGATGGGATAG
- a CDS encoding OsmC family protein: MSITVRRDGVAGTRHIVKIRAHEFPVDPGPAAGGTDAGPTPHDLYDAALAACKALTMVVYAQRKGMPLEDVEVTVDRDDSEERQGTYRLKTTLRATGDLSEAQRAELLRVAGKCPVHRLMSEVKTEITTDWT; the protein is encoded by the coding sequence ATGAGCATCACGGTTCGGCGCGACGGCGTTGCAGGCACCCGGCACATCGTCAAGATCCGCGCACACGAGTTTCCGGTCGACCCGGGGCCCGCGGCAGGCGGCACCGACGCCGGCCCGACGCCGCACGACCTGTACGACGCGGCACTCGCCGCCTGCAAGGCGCTGACGATGGTGGTCTATGCACAACGCAAGGGCATGCCGCTGGAAGACGTCGAAGTCACCGTCGACCGCGACGACAGCGAAGAGCGCCAAGGCACCTACCGGCTGAAGACCACGCTTCGCGCGACGGGCGACCTGAGCGAGGCGCAACGGGCCGAGCTGCTCCGCGTCGCCGGCAAGTGTCCCGTTCATCGGCTCATGAGCGAAGTCAAGACCGAGATCACCACCGACTGGACCTGA
- the odhB gene encoding 2-oxoglutarate dehydrogenase complex dihydrolipoyllysine-residue succinyltransferase, which translates to MSIVEVKVPQLSESVAEATMLQWKKKPGEAVAVDEILIEIETDKVVLEVPAPSAGVLAEIVAGDGATVVAEQVIAKIDTDAKAGAAAPAAAPAAPATAPAPASAAAAPAATGGSKSDVAMPAAAKLLADNKLTTGDVSGTGKDGRVTKGDVLGAVAGGATAKVAAPVAIPTGAPKAALPQVASPAAAPDLGDRPEERVPMSRLRARIAERLLQSQSTNAILTTFNEVNMAPVMEMRKRYQEKFEKEHGVKIGFMSFFVKAAVHALKKYPVINASVDGNDIVYHGYFDIGIAVGSPRGLVVPILRNADQMSFADIEKKIAEYGQKAKDGKLGIEEMTGGTFSISNGGVFGSMLSTPIINPPQSAILGVHATKDRAVVENGQVVVRPMNYLAMSYDHRIIDGREAVLGLVAMKEALEDPARLLFDI; encoded by the coding sequence ATGTCTATCGTTGAAGTCAAAGTTCCCCAGTTGTCCGAATCAGTGGCCGAGGCCACGATGCTGCAATGGAAGAAGAAGCCCGGCGAAGCCGTCGCAGTCGATGAAATCCTGATCGAGATCGAGACCGACAAGGTCGTGCTGGAGGTGCCGGCGCCTTCCGCCGGCGTGCTGGCCGAGATCGTCGCCGGCGACGGCGCCACGGTCGTTGCCGAGCAGGTGATCGCCAAGATCGACACCGATGCCAAGGCCGGCGCGGCTGCGCCCGCCGCGGCACCGGCGGCGCCTGCCACAGCCCCCGCGCCGGCATCCGCAGCAGCCGCACCGGCTGCTACGGGCGGCTCGAAGTCCGACGTTGCGATGCCGGCCGCCGCCAAGCTGCTGGCCGACAACAAGCTGACGACCGGCGACGTGAGCGGCACCGGCAAGGACGGCCGCGTCACCAAGGGTGACGTGCTGGGCGCGGTCGCGGGCGGCGCCACGGCCAAGGTTGCTGCGCCGGTTGCCATTCCCACGGGCGCCCCCAAGGCGGCGCTGCCGCAGGTCGCCTCGCCGGCCGCGGCACCGGATCTCGGCGATCGCCCGGAAGAGCGCGTGCCGATGAGCCGCCTGCGCGCACGCATCGCCGAGCGCCTGCTGCAGTCGCAGTCCACCAATGCCATCCTGACCACCTTCAACGAGGTCAACATGGCGCCCGTGATGGAAATGCGCAAGCGCTACCAGGAGAAGTTCGAGAAGGAGCACGGCGTGAAGATCGGCTTCATGAGCTTCTTCGTGAAGGCCGCGGTGCATGCGCTCAAGAAGTACCCGGTGATCAACGCCTCCGTGGACGGCAACGACATCGTCTACCACGGCTACTTCGACATCGGCATCGCGGTGGGTTCGCCGCGCGGCCTGGTGGTGCCGATCCTGCGCAATGCCGACCAGATGAGCTTCGCGGACATCGAGAAGAAGATTGCGGAATACGGCCAGAAGGCCAAGGACGGCAAGCTGGGCATCGAGGAGATGACCGGCGGCACCTTCTCCATTTCCAATGGCGGCGTGTTCGGCTCGATGCTGTCCACGCCCATCATCAACCCGCCGCAGTCGGCCATCCTGGGCGTGCACGCCACCAAGGACCGTGCCGTGGTCGAGAACGGGCAGGTCGTGGTGCGGCCGATGAACTACCTCGCGATGTCCTATGACCACCGCATCATCGACGGCCGCGAGGCCGTGCTGGGCCTGGTCGCCATGAAGGAAGCGCTGGAAGATCCCGCTCGCCTCTTGTTCGACATTTGA